Proteins from a genomic interval of Symmachiella macrocystis:
- a CDS encoding ABC transporter permease, producing MSFDPIPFDVLGGLSNWAIVAGIATASIFLFLLVMSLLTRGTSGPGWLITQIGACVHDWISTSPRRVFALSILTFREAWRRKIFAVGVIFVLLIMFAGWFLSSPGDQPDTQVKVLVSFVLTSISWLILPLVVLLACWGIPDDIKARSLHTVVTKPVYRSEIVLGRIFGYGMIGTLALVAMGVAGYAWLYRQVDEDSRASLTAKVPVYGDDIIWLDQQGQPAESGINTGDVWEFRSYIPGNTKARATWVFDGVGEDYLRPNPETGDPELRLESSFQVFRSFIGDADRGIRARYTFVNEDKDLRVPIAPFEVKEFHNGANITTVPRNLPVRRGETVDLIDDLVKDGKLRVEVECLTSGQYLGMARPDLFIRLPEHSFAASYCKALFGIWMMMGMAVVLCVGWSCVVKGPVATLASSVMLIVGKSFSGFFEELAAGNVKGGGVLESMVRIYKHTTPNVDLEESTGQTVIETIDAVPEAFLKVTQKLVPNFGSLDFTEYTANGFDVPFSAALLPGIALMVGHCLPWIFLAYVALKYRELESK from the coding sequence ATGAGTTTTGATCCAATACCATTTGACGTTCTCGGCGGATTGTCCAACTGGGCAATTGTGGCTGGGATCGCAACGGCTTCCATCTTTTTGTTTCTGCTGGTCATGTCGTTGCTGACCCGCGGGACGAGCGGCCCAGGTTGGTTGATCACGCAGATCGGGGCGTGCGTCCATGACTGGATTTCCACCTCCCCGCGGCGCGTTTTCGCATTATCAATACTGACATTTCGCGAAGCTTGGCGTCGCAAGATCTTTGCGGTCGGCGTGATTTTTGTGCTGTTAATCATGTTTGCGGGTTGGTTCTTGAGCTCACCCGGCGATCAGCCCGACACGCAAGTCAAAGTGCTCGTCAGTTTCGTGCTCACCTCGATCAGTTGGTTGATTTTGCCGTTGGTCGTATTGCTGGCCTGTTGGGGGATCCCCGACGATATCAAAGCCCGCTCGCTGCACACCGTGGTGACTAAACCGGTGTATCGCAGTGAAATTGTCCTGGGGCGAATTTTTGGCTATGGGATGATCGGCACATTGGCCTTAGTCGCAATGGGGGTGGCAGGCTATGCATGGCTGTATCGCCAAGTCGACGAGGATTCTCGCGCTTCGCTCACCGCAAAAGTACCAGTCTACGGTGACGACATCATCTGGCTAGACCAGCAGGGCCAACCCGCCGAATCTGGCATCAATACCGGCGATGTCTGGGAGTTTCGTAGCTACATCCCGGGCAATACCAAGGCCCGCGCCACATGGGTCTTCGACGGTGTGGGCGAAGATTATTTACGTCCCAATCCCGAAACCGGCGATCCGGAGTTGCGGCTGGAATCGTCATTTCAGGTGTTTCGTTCGTTCATTGGGGATGCCGACCGCGGCATTCGTGCCCGCTATACATTCGTGAACGAAGACAAAGATTTGCGGGTGCCGATTGCACCCTTTGAAGTCAAGGAATTTCATAACGGGGCCAACATCACAACAGTCCCCCGCAACTTGCCGGTTCGCCGAGGAGAGACCGTCGACCTGATCGACGATTTGGTTAAAGACGGTAAGCTACGGGTCGAAGTCGAATGTTTGACCTCTGGCCAATACCTGGGGATGGCACGTCCCGACTTGTTCATCCGCCTACCCGAACACAGCTTTGCCGCCAGTTATTGCAAAGCCCTGTTTGGAATTTGGATGATGATGGGAATGGCCGTTGTGCTGTGTGTCGGCTGGAGTTGTGTGGTCAAAGGTCCGGTCGCCACGCTCGCCAGTTCGGTGATGTTGATCGTCGGTAAGAGCTTTTCAGGGTTCTTTGAAGAGTTGGCGGCTGGCAACGTCAAAGGGGGTGGTGTTCTGGAATCGATGGTCCGGATCTACAAGCACACCACACCCAATGTCGATCTCGAAGAATCGACCGGCCAGACCGTGATCGAAACGATCGATGCCGTGCCTGAAGCGTTTTTGAAAGTGACCCAAAAGTTGGTGCCGAACTTCGGGTCGTTGGATTTTACGGAATATACGGCCAACGGGTTCGATGTTCCGTTTTCAGCGGCACTGCTGCCCGGAATTGCCCTTATGGTCGGCCATTGTTTGCCGTGGATCTTTTTAGCGTACGTTGCACTGAAGTATCGTGAATTGGAATCGAAATGA
- a CDS encoding sodium-translocating pyrophosphatase, translated as MIFMIWCLCFVASIAALWYAKKFYDWMITQDEGDEVMVKIAGHVRDGANAYLRQQYKVVTIFFIVTGIILGIVAFVFKAQHPIVPFAFLTGGFFSGLAGWFGMKTATLASSRTAQGAKNSLNQGLQVAFRSGAVMGLVVVGLGLIDITLWFGGLYYIAPMMGYHFSLEEITVTMLCFGMGASCQALFARVGGGIFTKAADVGADLVGKVEAGIPEDDPRNPATIADNVGDNVGDVAGMGADLYESYCGSILATAALGVAAFQGHLKMQAMMLLLPFAIAAAGIAVSIYGVFLVKTEEGASQRNLLAALAKGINISSALVAVVTAVLAFFILYLPSTGDVGEILETAGMPHGWGLAFGVFIAVVTGLVAGIGIGKWTEYSTSEEYAPTKRIADQAVTGPATVIIAGVAEGFYSVWVPIVIVGAAILVAFGACTGFDYANADTFALGLYGVGIAAVGMLSTLGLTLATDAYGPIADNAGGNAEMSHQDPIVRERTDALDSLGNTTAATGKGFAIGSAALTALALLAAYVEEVRIGFDRWVEPSIVGTEGEGTVKKIASGLLATNSKEEGGKNEAWLVFPPTVKEEHRDKDLQALIDLKPGDSTTVDLDKLANQGYIVNNRFAKIPDFVRYYNVTVMNPRVLVGMFAGVALAFVFCAMTMKAVGRSAGAMVEEVRRQFRDIPGIMESEAEPDYAACVAISTAAAQREMVLPAVMGLVAPIVVGLLLGVAGVMGMLAGGLTSGFAVAIMMANAGGAWDNAKKYIEAGAHGGKGTDAHKATVVGDTVGDPFKDTSGPSLNILIKLMSMVSVVFAGLIVKMALGM; from the coding sequence ATGATATTCATGATTTGGTGCCTTTGCTTTGTCGCTTCGATAGCGGCTTTGTGGTACGCCAAGAAATTCTACGACTGGATGATCACCCAGGACGAAGGCGACGAGGTGATGGTCAAAATCGCCGGTCACGTCCGTGACGGTGCGAACGCCTACCTGAGACAACAATATAAAGTCGTGACGATATTCTTCATCGTCACCGGGATCATTCTGGGAATTGTGGCGTTCGTCTTTAAAGCCCAGCACCCGATTGTTCCCTTTGCCTTCCTGACCGGCGGTTTCTTTTCTGGTTTGGCTGGTTGGTTCGGTATGAAAACGGCAACGCTCGCCAGTTCGCGGACCGCTCAGGGAGCCAAGAATTCACTTAACCAAGGCCTGCAAGTCGCTTTTCGTAGCGGTGCAGTCATGGGACTGGTGGTGGTTGGACTCGGTCTGATCGACATCACGCTTTGGTTTGGCGGTCTGTATTACATTGCTCCTATGATGGGCTATCACTTTAGTTTGGAAGAAATCACCGTCACCATGCTCTGCTTTGGCATGGGAGCCAGTTGCCAAGCGTTGTTCGCACGCGTGGGCGGTGGCATCTTTACCAAAGCGGCTGATGTGGGTGCCGACTTGGTTGGTAAAGTCGAAGCTGGAATTCCTGAAGACGATCCGCGGAACCCCGCGACGATCGCCGACAACGTGGGAGACAACGTGGGAGACGTCGCCGGTATGGGGGCGGATCTCTACGAATCCTATTGTGGCTCGATCTTGGCGACCGCGGCTTTGGGCGTGGCGGCATTTCAGGGTCACCTAAAAATGCAGGCCATGATGCTGTTGTTGCCGTTCGCTATTGCAGCAGCGGGAATCGCAGTCTCCATCTACGGTGTCTTCCTCGTCAAAACCGAAGAAGGAGCCTCGCAGCGTAATCTGTTGGCCGCCTTGGCTAAGGGGATTAACATTTCGAGTGCGTTGGTCGCCGTAGTGACGGCGGTACTCGCATTTTTCATCTTGTATCTACCCTCAACCGGCGATGTCGGCGAAATCCTGGAAACTGCAGGAATGCCGCATGGGTGGGGATTGGCATTTGGTGTGTTTATTGCCGTGGTGACCGGTCTGGTCGCCGGAATCGGAATCGGCAAATGGACGGAATACTCTACGAGTGAAGAATACGCCCCCACAAAACGAATCGCTGACCAAGCCGTCACAGGACCGGCCACAGTCATCATCGCTGGTGTTGCTGAAGGTTTCTACAGCGTCTGGGTTCCGATTGTTATCGTGGGTGCTGCTATTCTCGTCGCCTTCGGTGCCTGCACCGGTTTTGACTATGCCAACGCCGATACGTTTGCTTTGGGGCTGTACGGAGTCGGTATTGCCGCTGTCGGCATGCTCAGTACGCTGGGCCTGACCTTGGCGACTGATGCATATGGGCCAATCGCCGACAACGCGGGTGGCAACGCGGAAATGAGCCACCAAGATCCGATCGTTCGCGAGCGGACCGACGCCCTCGACAGCTTGGGTAACACCACGGCTGCGACTGGAAAGGGCTTTGCCATCGGCTCAGCTGCCTTGACCGCCTTGGCACTGTTGGCCGCTTACGTCGAGGAAGTCCGTATCGGTTTCGACCGCTGGGTGGAACCCTCGATTGTGGGAACAGAAGGCGAAGGCACGGTCAAAAAAATTGCCAGCGGGTTGCTCGCGACAAATTCGAAAGAAGAAGGTGGCAAAAACGAAGCTTGGTTGGTCTTCCCGCCGACCGTTAAAGAGGAACACCGGGACAAAGACCTTCAAGCACTCATTGACCTCAAGCCAGGCGATTCCACGACTGTCGACCTCGATAAGTTGGCGAATCAAGGCTATATCGTGAATAACCGCTTTGCCAAAATCCCAGACTTTGTTCGCTATTACAATGTCACCGTCATGAACCCGCGGGTACTGGTCGGCATGTTTGCCGGTGTGGCCTTAGCGTTCGTGTTCTGTGCAATGACCATGAAAGCTGTGGGCCGCTCTGCGGGTGCGATGGTCGAAGAAGTTCGCCGACAATTTCGCGATATTCCAGGAATCATGGAAAGCGAAGCCGAACCGGACTACGCAGCCTGTGTCGCCATTAGTACGGCGGCCGCACAGCGCGAGATGGTTCTGCCGGCAGTCATGGGCTTGGTCGCCCCGATTGTGGTCGGATTGCTGTTGGGCGTGGCTGGAGTCATGGGCATGCTGGCTGGCGGACTGACCTCCGGTTTTGCCGTCGCTATTATGATGGCCAACGCTGGTGGTGCCTGGGACAACGCCAAGAAGTACATCGAAGCGGGTGCCCACGGTGGAAAAGGGACTGATGCTCATAAAGCCACCGTGGTGGGAGATACTGTTGGCGATCCGTTCAAGGATACCAGCGGTCCCAGCTTGAATATCTTGATCAAATTGATGAGTATGGTTTCAGTGGTCTTCGCCGGCCTGATTGTGAAAATGGCGTTGGGCATGTAG
- the rsfS gene encoding ribosome silencing factor, with protein sequence MKTITTESSEPQNSAAQERALQLACGCARVADDYRGTDTVVLNLTSVTRIADYFVITTATSRRQMHAIADESSRMMRKSGSQRIGTEGYDGDSWVLQDYGDVVIHVFNPETRTLYDLEHLWADAEKIDWQSVPLDDAE encoded by the coding sequence ATGAAGACGATTACGACTGAATCCAGTGAACCGCAAAACAGCGCTGCACAGGAGCGCGCCTTACAGTTGGCGTGCGGCTGTGCACGCGTGGCCGATGATTATCGCGGCACCGATACGGTCGTGCTGAATCTGACTTCCGTGACACGGATTGCGGACTACTTCGTGATCACCACAGCCACCAGTCGGCGACAGATGCACGCCATCGCCGATGAATCGAGCCGCATGATGCGGAAGTCCGGGTCGCAGCGGATCGGAACCGAGGGGTACGACGGCGATTCCTGGGTGTTGCAGGATTACGGCGACGTCGTCATCCATGTCTTCAATCCCGAGACCCGCACGTTGTATGATCTGGAACACTTGTGGGCCGATGCGGAAAAAATCGACTGGCAGTCGGTCCCCCTCGACGACGCTGAGTGA
- the argS gene encoding arginine--tRNA ligase, producing MNVLKQLRDQFESALNSYTDDAPQFAAMIKPAGDPKFGDYQANCAMPLGKQVGKNPRELAAELVASVDLDELCEPLEVAGPGFINLKLRDEWLETAVNNLVNDERLGVEPVAQPRNFIVDYSAPNVAKPMHVGHLRSTVIGAALYRILCSLGHNVVGDNHIGDWGTQFGMIIYGYKHFLDQSAYEEAPVLELSRLYRLVNQLSDYHAAATQLPQLRETLAEREATLTAAQQDADPKDKKAKKAVKQLTNQVVGLQDKIKVAESKIATVGGDATLKALADADPQIATAARNETAKLHAGDAENRALWDQFIPLCLEALQSVYDRIEIHFDKSLGESFYQPMLADVVADLQAKGIARESEAAICAFVEGFDAPFIVRKTDGAFTYATTDLATVKYRIEELKADSIIYVVDARQGEHFKLLFETVRKWGYDQTELQHVSFGTILGDDRRPFKTRSGDTVGLESLLDESIAKAYTIVSDNDDAKPNGAELDEPERRRIAEIVGLGGIKYADLHHNRDSDYVFNWDKMLATTGDTATYIQYAFARVCGILRRAEVDRESLRQSGAVIRLSHESERLLILSLLRFPEALTQAAAEYRPNYLTEYLFKTAGVFSGFFEHCPVVNAETDDLRNSRLLLCDLTARVIAQGLELLGIHTSERM from the coding sequence ATGAACGTCCTGAAACAACTCCGCGACCAATTTGAGTCCGCGCTCAATAGCTACACCGACGATGCACCGCAGTTCGCTGCAATGATCAAACCGGCCGGCGACCCGAAGTTCGGTGACTATCAAGCCAACTGCGCGATGCCATTGGGCAAACAGGTTGGAAAGAATCCACGAGAATTGGCCGCTGAACTGGTTGCCAGCGTCGATCTGGACGAGCTGTGCGAACCGCTGGAAGTCGCCGGTCCAGGTTTTATCAATCTTAAACTGCGCGACGAATGGCTGGAAACGGCCGTCAACAATCTGGTCAACGACGAGCGCCTCGGCGTCGAGCCGGTCGCCCAACCGCGCAATTTCATCGTCGACTACTCCGCCCCCAATGTCGCCAAACCGATGCACGTGGGGCACCTCCGCAGCACGGTGATCGGCGCTGCTCTGTACCGCATCCTCTGCAGTCTGGGCCACAATGTCGTCGGTGACAATCACATCGGCGACTGGGGGACGCAGTTTGGCATGATCATCTACGGGTACAAACACTTCCTCGACCAGTCGGCTTACGAGGAAGCTCCCGTGCTCGAGTTGTCGCGGCTGTATCGTCTGGTGAATCAACTCAGCGATTACCACGCCGCCGCCACGCAACTTCCGCAACTGCGCGAGACTTTGGCAGAGCGCGAAGCCACTTTAACTGCGGCCCAACAGGACGCCGACCCCAAAGACAAAAAAGCAAAAAAAGCGGTCAAGCAACTCACCAACCAAGTCGTCGGACTGCAGGATAAAATCAAAGTCGCTGAAAGCAAAATCGCCACAGTCGGTGGCGACGCGACACTCAAGGCCCTGGCTGACGCAGATCCCCAGATTGCGACCGCTGCCCGCAATGAAACCGCCAAACTGCATGCCGGGGATGCGGAAAACCGGGCGTTGTGGGACCAGTTCATTCCGCTCTGCTTGGAAGCACTGCAGAGCGTCTATGATCGGATAGAAATCCATTTCGACAAGTCGCTGGGCGAAAGTTTCTATCAACCGATGCTGGCCGACGTCGTCGCCGACCTGCAGGCAAAAGGGATTGCCCGCGAGAGTGAAGCAGCGATTTGCGCATTCGTCGAAGGCTTCGATGCCCCGTTTATCGTTCGCAAAACCGACGGAGCGTTTACGTACGCAACCACCGACTTGGCGACGGTCAAATACCGCATCGAGGAGTTGAAGGCCGACTCTATCATCTACGTCGTCGATGCTCGCCAAGGGGAGCACTTCAAGCTGCTATTTGAAACAGTTCGTAAATGGGGCTACGACCAGACCGAGCTTCAGCACGTCAGTTTCGGCACGATCCTCGGGGATGATCGACGTCCTTTCAAAACGCGTTCGGGCGATACGGTGGGGTTGGAGTCATTGCTGGACGAATCGATCGCCAAGGCTTATACGATTGTCAGTGACAACGACGATGCCAAGCCCAACGGTGCGGAACTCGATGAACCGGAGCGTCGTCGCATCGCAGAGATCGTCGGACTGGGCGGCATCAAATACGCCGACCTGCACCACAATCGCGACAGCGATTACGTCTTCAACTGGGACAAGATGCTCGCCACCACCGGTGATACGGCGACATATATACAATATGCTTTCGCCCGCGTGTGCGGTATTCTCCGTCGTGCTGAGGTCGACCGGGAGTCGCTGCGACAGTCCGGCGCCGTCATTCGACTCTCCCACGAGTCTGAACGGCTACTCATATTGTCGCTATTGCGATTTCCCGAAGCGCTAACGCAAGCGGCGGCGGAATATCGGCCGAATTATCTGACTGAATATCTGTTCAAGACCGCCGGTGTGTTCAGCGGGTTTTTCGAGCATTGTCCCGTGGTCAATGCGGAAACGGACGACCTGCGCAACAGCCGTTTATTGCTGTGCGACCTGACTGCCCGCGTGATCGCTCAAGGTCTTGAGCTGCTCGGCATCCACACCAGCGAGCGGATGTAA
- a CDS encoding vWA domain-containing protein, translating to MRFVLVLLGTMCMVGCSYEVNQPMDAERKAASIDVQSMTQSCALSDTDFSGEAYDQIVENRFLNAAVNPLSTFSIDVDTASYSNVRRFLKQGQLPPAGAVRIEEMLNYFPYEYPPPSGDEPFSASIEMAGCPWNSAHRLARIALKGREINSAHRPVSNLVFLLDVSGSMAEPNKLPLVKSAIKMLVDNFGENDRVAIVVYAGASGLVLPSTTGDQRDVIHDALERLNAGGGTNGGAGVELAYKVAVENYIAGGVNRVILCTDGDFNIGTTNQSELVQLIESKAQSGVYLSVLGFGMGNYQDSTLEKLADHGNGNYGYIDTLNEARKVFVEQMTGTLITIAKDVKIQVDFNPARVAGYRLIGYENRMLQAEDFQDDAKDAGEIGAGHTVTALYEIVPVGSETPLPQVDPSQYQETTSPAAVANEFEVLTLRLRYKDPDGSDSRELRFTLQHSDKSFAEASPDFQFATAIAAFGMLLRDSEHRGTATLDAVLEIARANLTWDPHGYRAEFVELVERARSLKAGNQLSKL from the coding sequence ATGCGCTTTGTTCTGGTCCTGCTGGGCACGATGTGTATGGTTGGTTGCAGCTACGAGGTGAATCAACCGATGGACGCAGAGAGAAAGGCGGCATCGATTGATGTCCAGTCCATGACACAAAGCTGTGCTCTCAGCGACACAGATTTTAGCGGCGAAGCCTACGACCAGATTGTTGAAAACCGCTTCCTCAATGCCGCGGTCAATCCCCTTTCGACGTTTTCGATCGACGTCGACACCGCTTCCTACTCCAACGTTCGCCGCTTCTTGAAACAAGGGCAACTGCCACCGGCTGGGGCGGTGCGGATTGAGGAAATGCTGAATTACTTCCCGTACGAATACCCTCCTCCCAGCGGCGACGAACCGTTTTCTGCCAGTATCGAAATGGCGGGTTGCCCCTGGAATTCTGCACACCGTTTGGCGCGCATTGCACTAAAGGGGCGGGAAATCAACAGTGCGCACCGCCCGGTCAGCAATCTGGTGTTCTTGCTAGATGTCTCCGGGTCGATGGCCGAACCCAATAAACTTCCGCTCGTCAAATCGGCGATCAAAATGCTCGTCGACAACTTCGGCGAAAACGACCGCGTGGCGATCGTGGTCTATGCGGGCGCATCGGGATTGGTGTTGCCCTCCACGACCGGCGATCAACGCGATGTGATTCACGACGCCCTGGAGCGGTTGAATGCCGGTGGCGGGACCAACGGCGGGGCGGGTGTTGAATTGGCCTACAAAGTGGCGGTCGAAAACTACATTGCCGGCGGCGTCAATCGCGTGATTCTCTGTACCGACGGTGATTTCAATATCGGCACCACCAACCAAAGCGAACTCGTGCAGTTAATCGAAAGCAAAGCCCAAAGTGGTGTCTATTTGAGTGTGCTGGGATTTGGCATGGGGAACTACCAAGACTCCACGCTGGAAAAATTAGCCGACCACGGGAATGGCAACTACGGTTACATCGATACGCTCAACGAGGCCCGCAAGGTGTTCGTTGAACAAATGACCGGCACGCTGATCACGATTGCCAAAGACGTGAAGATCCAAGTCGATTTCAACCCGGCGCGCGTCGCTGGCTACCGGCTGATCGGTTATGAAAACCGTATGCTGCAAGCGGAGGATTTCCAGGATGACGCAAAAGATGCCGGCGAAATTGGTGCGGGGCATACGGTGACCGCACTCTACGAAATTGTGCCGGTCGGCAGCGAGACCCCCCTGCCCCAGGTCGACCCGTCGCAATACCAGGAAACGACGAGTCCAGCTGCAGTTGCTAATGAGTTCGAAGTGCTCACGCTGCGGTTGCGTTACAAAGATCCCGACGGCAGCGACAGTCGCGAGTTGCGGTTCACACTGCAGCACAGCGACAAGTCGTTTGCGGAAGCCTCGCCCGATTTTCAATTCGCAACAGCAATCGCCGCCTTTGGAATGCTGTTGCGTGATTCGGAACATCGCGGTACAGCCACGCTCGACGCGGTTTTGGAAATTGCCCGCGCCAATCTGACCTGGGATCCCCACGGGTACCGCGCGGAGTTTGTAGAACTCGTCGAACGCGCTCGGTCGTTAAAGGCCGGCAATCAATTGAGTAAACTCTAG
- a CDS encoding glycosyltransferase family 4 protein has product MPRIAICFEYPTLNGGERSMLAVLDTLRTEATDFVMLAPEEGPLAAAILKRGWELIPLRLRDATGQRLTRDAVMAHLLEVIAQIGADLVHANSLAMGRLTGAIAAQLQIPCTAHIRDILRLSRAAITDLNRNTQIVAVSQATRAFHVQQGLSEERSRVIHNGIDTDAFQPRAASGWLRQELGLPPQTLLIATIGQIGLRKGQDVLAAAARALPPEFADVHYLLIGERNSCKQENIDFDESLAGRFPAGRLHRLGVRDDVLQLLTEIDLLVHPARQEPFGRVLLEAAACGRAIVATDVGGTAEMLTNGDSALLVPADDAAALAAAMGELLSDENKRRQLGAAARARIEADFTIDRAATQLRDVWMKQTERHIP; this is encoded by the coding sequence ATGCCACGCATTGCGATTTGTTTTGAATATCCGACGCTCAATGGCGGGGAGCGGTCGATGTTGGCAGTGCTGGATACGCTGCGGACCGAGGCGACCGATTTTGTGATGCTGGCGCCCGAAGAGGGTCCGTTGGCGGCGGCGATTCTCAAGCGCGGGTGGGAACTGATTCCACTACGTCTGCGCGACGCGACTGGGCAACGCCTCACGCGGGACGCGGTCATGGCCCATCTCCTCGAGGTGATTGCGCAAATTGGAGCGGATTTAGTTCATGCCAACAGTCTCGCCATGGGACGCTTGACCGGTGCGATTGCCGCGCAGTTGCAGATCCCTTGTACGGCCCACATTCGCGATATTTTGCGGCTAAGCCGTGCAGCGATTACGGATCTGAATCGCAATACGCAGATCGTCGCAGTCTCGCAAGCGACGCGCGCGTTCCATGTCCAGCAGGGACTTTCCGAGGAACGATCGCGGGTGATTCATAACGGCATCGATACGGACGCTTTCCAACCGCGCGCGGCCAGCGGTTGGCTCCGCCAAGAATTAGGACTGCCGCCGCAGACGTTGCTCATTGCGACAATTGGACAGATTGGACTCCGCAAAGGGCAGGATGTCTTGGCGGCAGCGGCGCGGGCGTTGCCGCCGGAATTCGCTGACGTGCACTATTTGCTCATCGGAGAACGGAACTCCTGCAAACAAGAGAACATCGATTTTGACGAGTCGCTTGCGGGACGATTTCCAGCCGGGCGCTTGCACCGTTTGGGGGTGCGGGACGACGTGCTGCAGTTATTGACAGAGATCGATTTGCTCGTGCATCCGGCGCGGCAAGAACCGTTTGGCCGTGTCCTCTTAGAAGCCGCTGCCTGTGGACGGGCGATTGTGGCGACCGATGTCGGCGGCACGGCGGAAATGCTGACTAATGGAGACTCCGCACTGCTCGTACCAGCCGATGACGCAGCAGCGCTCGCAGCCGCTATGGGTGAACTCCTCAGCGACGAAAACAAGCGACGCCAACTAGGAGCGGCCGCTCGCGCGCGCATTGAAGCTGATTTCACGATTGACCGCGCTGCCACGCAATTGCGTGATGTTTGGATGAAACAGACGGAACGCCACATCCCTTGA
- a CDS encoding DUF6807 domain-containing protein, translated as MWKPTCALSMVLILSHCAGAFAAESAVSFHERPGQVDVQISGQPALTYVYQDDATLRPYFSNVHTPGNIRVTRKHPIDPQSEGGDHGTMHPGIWLAFGDINGADFWRNRAQVVHAGFVEKPHVKNGRGMFAVKNEYRHDGKLICTETRRYTIVPQEGGYLLASDSTFANDDGPFAFGDQEELGFGVRVNRKLRVKGGNGQILNADGHKDEKQVWGKATDWCDYSGTINDRHVGLTVMPHPDNFRRSWFHVRDYGLMLANPFGRKALTGGDKSSVAVKPSETLRLRFGVFIHDTPSAEQYAPAAAYRNYLNETQSPNAS; from the coding sequence ATGTGGAAGCCAACCTGTGCCCTCTCAATGGTCCTCATCCTCAGCCATTGCGCTGGAGCGTTTGCTGCGGAGTCTGCAGTCAGCTTTCATGAAAGACCGGGGCAAGTCGACGTCCAGATTTCCGGACAGCCCGCCCTCACCTATGTCTACCAAGATGACGCTACGCTGCGTCCCTATTTCTCCAACGTCCATACGCCGGGCAACATACGTGTCACACGGAAACACCCCATCGATCCGCAGAGCGAAGGGGGGGATCATGGCACGATGCATCCGGGGATCTGGCTGGCCTTTGGCGATATCAACGGTGCGGACTTTTGGCGAAATCGCGCCCAGGTCGTGCATGCCGGTTTTGTAGAAAAACCGCACGTCAAAAACGGCCGCGGGATGTTTGCGGTGAAAAACGAATACCGGCATGACGGCAAACTCATTTGCACCGAAACCCGTCGCTACACGATCGTGCCTCAAGAGGGCGGATACTTGCTTGCCAGCGACTCCACCTTCGCCAACGACGACGGTCCGTTTGCTTTCGGCGATCAAGAGGAACTCGGTTTCGGCGTCCGCGTGAATCGTAAACTGCGTGTGAAAGGGGGAAATGGCCAAATTCTGAATGCAGACGGGCACAAAGACGAGAAACAAGTCTGGGGCAAAGCGACCGACTGGTGTGACTACAGCGGCACCATCAACGACCGCCACGTGGGCCTGACCGTCATGCCGCACCCGGACAATTTCCGCCGCAGTTGGTTTCACGTCCGCGACTACGGCCTGATGCTGGCCAACCCTTTCGGCCGCAAGGCACTCACCGGCGGCGACAAGAGTTCCGTTGCCGTCAAACCGAGCGAAACCCTGCGGCTACGTTTTGGTGTCTTCATACACGACACCCCCAGCGCAGAGCAGTACGCGCCCGCAGCCGCTTATCGTAATTATCTAAACGAAACGCAATCGCCGAATGCGTCGTGA